In Candidatus Aminicenantes bacterium, the genomic window TACACGCCCCAACAAGTCGTCAATACCGCGGGCGGCTTAGCCCTGACGGCCTTGGACTTGGCCAAGTTCGGGCAGCTCTATAAAAACGGCGTCGTATGGGACGGCCGGCCCGTTCTGCCCAAGTCCTGGGTCGAGGCGACTTTTCATCGTTATCTGAAGGTGCCGACCAGGGAAAACACGAGCTACGGCCTTCTCTTCTGGAACACAACCTACCAGGCGAACGGCCGGCCGAACGAAACATTTTTTGCTACGGGAAACGGCGGCAGCACGATCTATGGCTTTACCGATCAACCCC contains:
- a CDS encoding serine hydrolase; translation: VKFALDLPMDEAKESGKQWDYFTAGVVLLGDILDKVVPGGLERYADQELFKPLGITKYEWQYTPQQVVNTAGGLALTALDLAKFGQLYKNGVVWDGRPVLPKSWVEATFHRYLKVPTRENTSYGLLFWNTTYQANGRPNETFFATGNGGSTIYGFTDQPLVVVVTATAYGKSYAHPQVDKMMERYVLPAVVR